The Propionibacterium freudenreichii subsp. freudenreichii genome contains a region encoding:
- a CDS encoding ABC transporter ATP-binding protein — translation MFEIHDLQVNFGGIQALKGISLSVEDGQIVTLIGANGAGKTTTLRTASGLERPSGGTITLAGQDITRASARERVKQGLVQVPEGRRVFPKMSVLENLELGAFLRKDRAGITRDLRDVYERFPVLADRLKQQAGTLSGGEQQMLAMGRALMSRPKMLLLDEPSMGLAPLFVQEIFDIIKAINEAGTTVLLVEQNANMALQIADHAYVMETGRIVLSGTAAELSASDEIKRAYLGG, via the coding sequence ATGTTTGAGATCCATGACCTCCAGGTCAACTTCGGCGGAATCCAGGCGCTCAAGGGCATCTCGCTGAGTGTCGAGGACGGCCAGATCGTCACCCTGATCGGTGCCAATGGGGCGGGCAAGACCACGACCCTGCGCACTGCATCGGGCCTGGAGCGCCCCAGTGGCGGCACGATCACCCTGGCCGGCCAGGACATCACCAGGGCTTCCGCACGCGAACGCGTCAAGCAGGGACTCGTCCAGGTTCCCGAGGGGCGTCGCGTCTTCCCCAAGATGTCGGTGCTGGAGAACCTCGAACTGGGCGCCTTCCTGCGCAAGGATCGGGCGGGGATCACCCGGGACCTGCGCGATGTCTACGAACGGTTCCCCGTGCTGGCTGATCGGCTCAAGCAACAGGCCGGCACCCTGTCGGGCGGCGAGCAACAGATGCTGGCCATGGGACGCGCCCTGATGAGCCGCCCGAAGATGCTGCTCCTCGATGAACCGTCAATGGGCCTGGCCCCCTTGTTCGTGCAGGAAATCTTCGACATCATCAAGGCGATCAACGAAGCCGGCACCACCGTCCTGCTGGTGGAGCAGAATGCAAATATGGCCCTTCAGATCGCCGATCACGCATATGTGATGGAGACTGGCAGAATCGTCCTGTCCGGCACCGCAGCCGAGCTGTCTGCCAGCGACGAGATCAAGCGCGCCTACCTGGGAGGCTGA
- a CDS encoding CBS and ACT domain-containing protein: MFIRDHMTANPFTVTPDDTVPKAVEVMKLNHVRHLPVLRDGKVVGVIANSDIAKASPSQATSFSIGEITYLFSKLKVGKVMSRDVYTIAADALLEQAAVLMRDHKIEMVPVMEGDKLVGVITESDILDSFVDIMGMRMRGTRLVLEATDAPGQLSRITGLVADHGMNITHLAVYPGSGTSQIVLGVNSLNTADLETQLVGLGYRVIARLRNEPGKD; encoded by the coding sequence ATGTTCATCCGAGACCACATGACGGCGAATCCCTTCACCGTCACCCCCGACGACACCGTTCCCAAGGCCGTCGAGGTCATGAAGCTCAACCATGTGCGCCACCTGCCGGTGCTGCGCGACGGCAAGGTGGTCGGGGTGATCGCAAACTCCGACATCGCCAAGGCCTCACCGTCCCAGGCCACCAGCTTCAGTATCGGCGAGATCACCTACCTCTTCAGCAAGCTGAAGGTCGGCAAGGTCATGAGCCGCGACGTCTACACCATCGCGGCCGATGCCCTCCTCGAACAGGCCGCCGTGCTCATGCGCGACCACAAGATCGAGATGGTCCCGGTGATGGAGGGCGACAAGCTGGTCGGGGTGATCACCGAGAGCGACATCCTCGATTCCTTCGTCGACATCATGGGAATGCGGATGCGTGGCACGCGACTGGTCCTCGAGGCGACCGATGCGCCGGGTCAGCTGTCGAGGATCACCGGCCTGGTGGCCGACCACGGCATGAATATCACCCACCTGGCGGTGTACCCGGGCTCTGGCACCAGCCAGATCGTCCTGGGGGTGAACAGCCTGAACACCGCCGACCTGGAAACCCAATTGGTCGGGCTGGGCTATCGAGTGATCGCGCGGCTGCGCAACGAGCCGGGCAAGGACTGA
- a CDS encoding PTS sugar transporter subunit IIA, giving the protein MIRVVVAAHGNLASALVKSTAMILGSNPDVVAIDFDPEGDVHALYRSVQDATKDAAGVIFLVDLLGGSPYNAAVRWCSRHLDSDVVTGVNLPMVIDVSTLAQQETHVPRAVSAAKAAGVSSVASWRTGPASRHHTVTDDR; this is encoded by the coding sequence GTGATTCGTGTCGTCGTGGCTGCCCACGGGAACCTTGCAAGCGCCTTGGTGAAGTCCACCGCGATGATCCTGGGCTCGAATCCTGATGTGGTGGCGATTGATTTCGACCCCGAAGGCGACGTCCACGCCCTCTATCGTTCGGTCCAGGATGCGACCAAGGACGCCGCGGGCGTGATCTTCCTGGTCGACCTGCTGGGTGGCAGCCCCTACAACGCGGCCGTGCGCTGGTGCAGCCGTCACCTGGACAGCGATGTGGTGACCGGGGTGAACCTACCGATGGTCATCGACGTGTCCACCCTGGCCCAGCAGGAGACCCACGTGCCCCGTGCCGTGAGTGCTGCGAAGGCTGCGGGCGTCTCCAGCGTCGCGTCATGGCGCACGGGCCCTGCCAGCCGTCACCACACGGTCACCGACGACCGGTGA
- a CDS encoding M24 family metallopeptidase, which produces MTTDGLLRTASVDELTARQQMLRARAARSGVDAVVISTGADMRYLLGRSQGSHERLTALVVPTKGSAFLIVPELERPGWEGSSAESMGLEMSTWPDGDSPYRLLAARLGPIAELAVDDVMPVRHAHEIRTAVDCRVEPAGELIGGMRVVKTDEEITALTAVAAAIDRVHRRVHEWLRPGRTERQVGADIAAAIVAEGHQRPDFVIVGSGPNGASPHLEQTDRVIGAGDPVVVDIGGPAPSGYFSDSTRTYCVGSPGDPEFATVHDIVRTAQQKAFETARAGVSAAAVDQAARTVIEQAGYGPYFITRTGHGIGLEVHEEPYIVRGDDRLLSPGMAFSIEPGIYLPGRFGVRIEDIVLIGADGSPVRLNHSPTRWELP; this is translated from the coding sequence ATGACGACGGATGGATTGCTGCGCACGGCTTCGGTCGACGAACTGACCGCACGTCAGCAGATGCTCAGGGCCAGGGCGGCACGTTCCGGGGTTGATGCGGTGGTGATCAGCACCGGTGCCGACATGCGCTATCTGCTGGGCCGGAGCCAGGGTTCCCACGAACGACTCACCGCCCTCGTGGTGCCCACCAAGGGGTCGGCCTTCCTGATCGTGCCCGAGCTGGAGAGGCCCGGGTGGGAGGGATCATCGGCCGAGTCCATGGGGCTCGAGATGTCCACCTGGCCCGATGGCGACAGCCCCTACCGGCTCCTTGCCGCACGCCTGGGCCCGATCGCGGAGTTGGCCGTGGACGATGTGATGCCCGTCCGGCATGCCCACGAGATCCGGACGGCCGTCGATTGCCGGGTGGAACCTGCCGGCGAACTGATCGGGGGCATGCGCGTGGTGAAGACCGACGAGGAGATCACGGCGCTGACCGCGGTCGCCGCCGCCATCGACCGGGTGCACCGCCGTGTCCATGAGTGGTTGCGGCCGGGGCGGACCGAACGGCAGGTCGGTGCTGACATCGCCGCGGCGATCGTCGCGGAGGGCCATCAGCGCCCTGATTTCGTGATTGTCGGGTCCGGCCCCAACGGGGCAAGTCCACACCTGGAACAAACCGACCGCGTGATCGGTGCCGGCGACCCGGTCGTGGTCGATATCGGAGGCCCCGCCCCCAGCGGCTACTTCAGTGATTCCACGCGCACCTACTGCGTTGGCTCCCCCGGCGATCCCGAGTTCGCCACGGTGCACGACATCGTCCGAACGGCCCAGCAGAAGGCCTTTGAGACGGCGCGGGCGGGTGTGAGTGCCGCGGCGGTTGATCAGGCGGCCCGAACCGTGATCGAGCAGGCTGGGTATGGACCATATTTCATCACCCGCACGGGGCACGGCATCGGACTGGAGGTGCACGAGGAGCCCTACATCGTCCGTGGCGATGACCGGCTGCTCTCCCCCGGCATGGCCTTCTCCATCGAGCCGGGCATCTACCTGCCCGGACGCTTCGGGGTACGCATCGAGGACATCGTGCTCATTGGTGCCGACGGCTCCCCCGTCCGCCTCAACCACTCGCCCACCAGGTGGGAGTTGCCCTGA
- a CDS encoding alpha/beta hydrolase, whose protein sequence is MTQLSRTWRSFVNWLMARNIVGPKELIPAAVIAALVVAWLVIRRHRGWTRTVAICAGVGAVVGVIAWFLGEKVLNLTLGPMPMLGRIWVVAFFIGLGLVVANFRWSTWRRKVAAVLAAVVLLGATVLAVNKAYQINTTLGALLGRVPANPITLPSQPTSSPSHHEDFDGAHWVAPADMPAKGQAGNQYLPGKVSGFHPRSASIYLPPAALVANAPKLPVVVFMMGQPGTPDAPLFKDQLDGIAAAHNGLSPIVVFVDQLGNPNVDTLCLDTQKFGNVETYINTDVANWVRENLNVSTDRQDWTVGGYSQGGQCAVSFGAKHPDLWGNVMSVSGEAYPGFDHAPDVLANVFHGDQGAYDAVKPSTILAKNHYPDTWAFFSYGTDDHYFGPSLQELAQQAAAAGMTVKVDPLENAGHLMPAVRGGLGAGLEWLYPRTGLS, encoded by the coding sequence ATGACGCAGTTGTCGCGAACGTGGCGCAGTTTTGTCAATTGGTTGATGGCGCGCAATATCGTCGGTCCCAAGGAACTCATTCCCGCTGCGGTCATTGCGGCGCTCGTGGTGGCCTGGCTGGTGATCAGGCGACACCGTGGTTGGACCAGGACGGTGGCGATCTGCGCCGGCGTCGGAGCCGTGGTCGGCGTGATCGCCTGGTTCCTGGGCGAGAAGGTTCTCAACCTGACCCTGGGGCCGATGCCCATGCTGGGACGGATCTGGGTGGTGGCCTTCTTCATCGGCCTCGGCCTTGTGGTCGCAAATTTCCGGTGGTCGACCTGGCGTCGCAAGGTGGCGGCCGTCCTGGCAGCCGTGGTGCTGTTGGGGGCCACCGTGCTGGCCGTCAACAAGGCCTACCAGATCAACACCACGCTGGGTGCGTTGCTCGGTCGGGTGCCGGCGAATCCGATCACCCTTCCGTCACAGCCGACGTCGAGTCCGTCGCATCACGAGGACTTCGACGGTGCGCACTGGGTGGCACCGGCGGACATGCCGGCCAAGGGCCAGGCCGGTAACCAGTACCTGCCCGGCAAGGTCTCGGGATTCCACCCCCGCTCGGCGAGTATCTATCTGCCGCCCGCAGCGCTGGTGGCGAATGCGCCGAAGCTGCCCGTGGTGGTGTTCATGATGGGTCAGCCAGGGACTCCCGACGCCCCGCTGTTCAAGGACCAGCTGGACGGCATTGCCGCCGCCCACAACGGATTGTCCCCGATTGTCGTGTTCGTGGATCAGTTGGGGAATCCCAATGTGGACACCCTGTGCCTCGACACGCAGAAATTCGGGAATGTTGAGACCTATATCAATACAGATGTGGCGAATTGGGTCCGCGAGAACCTCAATGTGTCGACCGACCGTCAGGACTGGACGGTTGGTGGATATTCACAGGGGGGGCAGTGCGCGGTGAGTTTCGGGGCAAAGCATCCGGACCTGTGGGGAAATGTGATGAGTGTCTCGGGGGAGGCGTATCCCGGATTTGACCACGCCCCAGATGTGCTGGCGAATGTGTTCCATGGAGATCAGGGTGCCTATGATGCGGTGAAGCCATCCACGATCCTCGCAAAGAATCATTACCCCGATACCTGGGCATTCTTCTCATATGGCACCGACGACCACTATTTCGGCCCCAGCCTGCAGGAATTGGCCCAGCAGGCCGCTGCAGCGGGCATGACCGTCAAGGTCGATCCCCTGGAGAACGCCGGCCACCTGATGCCCGCCGTGCGTGGGGGACTGGGGGCCGGCCTCGAGTGGCTGTACCCGCGCACCGGCCTCAGCTGA
- a CDS encoding bifunctional lysylphosphatidylglycerol flippase/synthetase MprF, whose translation MVLAVLGVATIAWQLSPAGEWLRHWVRTGGGTAHIGGASNVARGLVMLVDPGSIGATVALLVLMVSVFPYIERRLGAWRFVAALVCCHVVATGLTLGFASLIASQWPRWSDALVNGWSNGAIPALLGVAMAASGGFNHLWRVRTRWIGLAITLTLGFYDASTFAAMTLGSMVAGLVIGAFWWRGAERFDLWPRFRERRVLVSLVIACASLGPLLAAWSTRAAGPLEEIAGYVRTGQFESREAHAICRLASSHACTLAHLHQNLGWPVLLMSVLPAVIMLVLCLGLVRARRSAWFCALLVEAAMAATTVTATVVRAKAELAWRQTHASTGFIFFVRMVMAFLPAAIPVGVVVLLLLTVRLFPVRLPRRVAVGQLVRYVALFGVATIVYVVVGMLLAAQWSPQASVVALLHDVVTRVFGLEVLLSLGSTLSPASTATQSLAYLTGPLVMFVALVLMARNMQVDPRELAGADAKRLRGLITRYGGGIFAWMTQWTGVRHWYDPALEGVVGYRLAHGVAVTLGEPIGQDPMATALSFARRSDEGGLTYCFYSVGADFARQARGFGWRALQIAEESRIELGEVAFKGKRFQDLRTAMNRAKREDISIVWTRLAQCSPERRREIREVVEGWQRQQTLPPLGFTLGGFAEMEDPEVRCELAVDESGHVHGVASWLPLYRDEKVIGWLLDVMRRREGATGVFHSTIELLISKAILQFQDEGFEVVSLSGSPLAMEPRDQPPVTDAVSGTLYQGLGSVSGLLERYYGFTSLHHFKAKFGPEFHPLYLVYQDPTDLPKIGRALTTAYVTTEPTVRISRIIKYFRGRRGSTDENGSDT comes from the coding sequence ATGGTGCTCGCCGTGCTCGGCGTGGCGACCATCGCATGGCAGTTGTCCCCGGCAGGGGAGTGGCTCAGGCACTGGGTGCGCACCGGCGGGGGAACCGCCCACATCGGCGGAGCCTCGAATGTGGCGCGTGGGCTGGTCATGCTGGTGGACCCCGGCTCGATCGGTGCGACCGTTGCGCTGCTGGTGCTGATGGTCTCGGTGTTTCCCTATATCGAACGCCGGCTCGGTGCGTGGCGGTTCGTGGCCGCCCTGGTGTGCTGCCATGTCGTCGCGACCGGGCTCACCCTGGGCTTCGCATCGCTGATCGCATCCCAGTGGCCGCGCTGGTCAGACGCGTTGGTCAATGGCTGGTCCAATGGGGCCATTCCCGCGCTCCTGGGCGTTGCCATGGCGGCGTCGGGGGGGTTCAACCACCTGTGGCGTGTCCGCACGCGATGGATCGGTCTGGCGATCACCCTCACCCTGGGCTTCTACGACGCCTCGACCTTCGCTGCCATGACCCTCGGATCGATGGTCGCCGGCCTGGTCATCGGCGCCTTCTGGTGGCGCGGCGCAGAACGCTTCGACCTGTGGCCGCGCTTTCGTGAGCGCCGCGTCCTGGTGTCCCTGGTGATCGCCTGTGCGTCACTGGGGCCCCTTCTGGCCGCATGGTCGACGCGTGCTGCCGGCCCGTTGGAGGAGATCGCCGGCTACGTCCGAACCGGGCAATTCGAGTCACGCGAGGCACATGCGATCTGCCGACTGGCCAGCTCACATGCCTGCACCCTGGCCCACCTTCACCAGAACCTCGGCTGGCCCGTCCTGCTCATGAGCGTGTTGCCCGCCGTCATCATGCTGGTGCTCTGCCTGGGACTCGTACGGGCCCGCCGGTCCGCCTGGTTCTGCGCGCTCCTGGTGGAGGCGGCCATGGCGGCCACGACCGTGACGGCCACGGTGGTCCGGGCCAAGGCGGAGCTGGCATGGCGCCAGACCCACGCGAGCACGGGCTTCATCTTCTTCGTCCGCATGGTCATGGCCTTCCTACCGGCTGCGATCCCCGTCGGCGTGGTCGTCCTGTTGCTCCTCACGGTGCGGCTGTTCCCGGTGCGCCTGCCCCGGCGGGTCGCAGTGGGCCAGCTCGTGCGCTACGTCGCGCTGTTCGGCGTCGCCACGATCGTCTATGTGGTCGTTGGCATGTTGCTGGCTGCGCAATGGTCCCCGCAGGCCTCCGTCGTGGCCCTGCTGCACGATGTGGTCACCCGGGTGTTCGGATTGGAAGTGCTCCTGTCGCTGGGGTCAACGCTGTCGCCCGCCAGCACCGCCACGCAGAGCCTGGCCTATCTGACGGGGCCGCTGGTGATGTTCGTGGCACTGGTGCTCATGGCGCGCAACATGCAGGTGGACCCGCGGGAGCTGGCCGGGGCCGATGCGAAGCGGCTGCGGGGGCTGATCACCCGCTACGGAGGTGGCATCTTCGCCTGGATGACCCAGTGGACCGGAGTGCGCCACTGGTATGACCCCGCGCTCGAGGGCGTGGTGGGCTACCGCCTTGCCCACGGAGTGGCAGTGACCCTGGGGGAGCCGATCGGTCAGGACCCGATGGCCACCGCCCTGAGCTTCGCCCGACGGTCGGACGAGGGTGGGCTGACCTACTGCTTCTATTCGGTCGGTGCCGACTTCGCCCGCCAGGCGCGTGGCTTCGGATGGCGGGCACTCCAGATCGCCGAGGAATCACGCATCGAGTTGGGTGAGGTGGCCTTCAAGGGGAAGCGCTTCCAGGACCTGCGCACCGCCATGAATCGCGCAAAGCGCGAGGACATCAGCATCGTGTGGACCAGGCTGGCGCAGTGCTCCCCGGAACGGCGCCGCGAGATCCGTGAAGTGGTCGAGGGCTGGCAACGCCAACAGACCCTCCCGCCCCTCGGGTTCACCCTGGGCGGGTTCGCCGAGATGGAGGATCCGGAGGTCCGCTGTGAGCTGGCCGTCGACGAGAGCGGACATGTCCATGGGGTTGCCTCCTGGTTGCCGCTCTACCGTGACGAAAAGGTCATCGGCTGGCTCCTCGACGTGATGCGACGCCGCGAGGGGGCCACCGGGGTCTTCCACTCCACCATCGAGTTGCTCATCTCGAAGGCGATCCTGCAGTTCCAGGATGAGGGATTCGAGGTGGTGAGCCTGTCGGGCTCGCCGCTGGCGATGGAGCCACGCGATCAGCCACCGGTCACCGATGCCGTCTCAGGGACCCTGTACCAGGGACTCGGAAGTGTCTCGGGGCTGCTTGAAAGATATTATGGATTCACCTCGCTGCACCATTTCAAGGCGAAATTCGGACCGGAGTTCCATCCGCTCTACCTGGTGTACCAGGACCCCACTGATCTTCCGAAGATCGGTCGTGCGCTGACGACCGCGTATGTGACCACGGAACCGACAGTTCGAATCAGCCGGATCATCAAGTACTTCCGGGGTCGGCGTGGATCAACCGACGAGAATGGATCAGATACATGA
- the gatB gene encoding Asp-tRNA(Asn)/Glu-tRNA(Gln) amidotransferase subunit GatB, which yields MDYDEVMARFDVVLGLEVHVELNTESKMWCGCSTKFGAEPNTHTCPVCLGLPGALPVVNGKAVESAIRIGLSLGCSIASWCRFARKHYFYPDMPKNYQISQYDEPIAYEGEVRLDVEGTQYTVPIERAHMEEDAGKSLHVGGATGRIQGSDYSLMDYNRAGVPLIEIVTKPVYGTGTRGPEVARAYMSYLRDMVRALDVSAGRMEQGQLRCDANVSLMPKGSTELGTRTETKNVNSLRSVEAALRYEICRQGAVLADGGRVKQETRMWNESGGFTTAGRSKEEAEDYRYLPDPDLVPVEASAQWVDELRKTLPELPAVKAARLQKEWGLTDLEMRDIEGNEGALALIEATVVAGADQAAARKWWLGELSRRANETEVELAELPISPVQVAQVGKLVDSGKLTDKMARQVIEAVLAGEGEPAEIVKARGLEVVSDDDTLSRAVDEAIAANPGVADKIRGGKVQAAGALIGAVMKQMHGQADAARVRELILKALQ from the coding sequence ATGGACTACGACGAGGTCATGGCGCGCTTCGACGTGGTGCTGGGCCTCGAGGTGCATGTCGAGCTCAACACCGAATCGAAGATGTGGTGCGGCTGCTCCACGAAGTTCGGCGCCGAACCGAATACCCATACCTGCCCGGTGTGCTTGGGTCTGCCCGGTGCGCTGCCGGTGGTCAATGGCAAGGCAGTTGAGTCGGCCATCAGGATCGGCCTGTCGCTGGGCTGTTCCATCGCAAGCTGGTGCCGGTTCGCCCGCAAGCACTATTTCTACCCGGACATGCCGAAGAACTACCAGATCAGCCAGTACGACGAGCCCATTGCCTATGAGGGCGAGGTCCGACTGGACGTCGAAGGCACGCAGTACACGGTGCCGATCGAGCGCGCCCACATGGAGGAGGACGCCGGGAAGTCCCTGCATGTCGGTGGCGCCACCGGGCGCATCCAGGGATCGGACTACTCCCTGATGGACTACAACCGTGCGGGCGTTCCGCTCATTGAGATCGTCACGAAGCCGGTCTACGGCACGGGCACTCGTGGCCCGGAGGTGGCGCGGGCATATATGAGCTATCTGCGCGACATGGTGCGTGCCCTCGACGTGAGTGCGGGACGCATGGAACAGGGCCAGTTGCGCTGCGACGCCAATGTGTCGCTCATGCCCAAGGGATCGACCGAACTGGGCACCCGAACCGAGACCAAGAACGTGAACTCCCTGCGCAGCGTCGAGGCGGCCCTGCGCTACGAGATCTGTCGGCAGGGAGCCGTGCTGGCCGACGGAGGACGCGTCAAGCAGGAGACCCGGATGTGGAATGAGTCCGGGGGCTTCACCACCGCGGGACGTTCGAAGGAGGAAGCCGAGGACTACCGCTATCTACCGGATCCAGACCTCGTGCCCGTCGAGGCAAGTGCGCAATGGGTGGACGAACTGCGCAAGACCCTGCCGGAGCTTCCCGCGGTGAAGGCCGCGCGGCTGCAGAAGGAATGGGGATTGACCGACCTCGAGATGCGCGACATCGAGGGGAACGAGGGTGCCCTGGCACTGATCGAGGCCACCGTGGTGGCCGGGGCCGATCAGGCTGCGGCACGCAAGTGGTGGCTGGGAGAGCTGTCGCGACGGGCCAATGAGACCGAGGTCGAACTGGCCGAATTGCCCATCAGCCCCGTCCAGGTGGCGCAGGTCGGGAAACTGGTGGACTCGGGCAAGCTCACCGACAAGATGGCCCGACAGGTCATCGAGGCCGTGCTCGCGGGGGAGGGCGAACCCGCCGAGATCGTCAAGGCCCGCGGACTGGAGGTCGTCTCCGATGACGACACGCTCTCGCGCGCCGTGGACGAGGCCATTGCGGCCAACCCGGGCGTGGCGGACAAGATCCGTGGCGGGAAGGTCCAGGCCGCCGGAGCCCTCATCGGTGCCGTGATGAAGCAGATGCACGGACAGGCTGACGCCGCCCGCGTGCGGGAGCTGATCCTCAAGGCCCTCCAGTAG
- the gatA gene encoding Asp-tRNA(Asn)/Glu-tRNA(Gln) amidotransferase subunit GatA, producing MSSEATVTNDILTTPALELGRRIAAREQSSTEVTGAFLDQIDAVEPAVHAFLAVDRDLALRRAGEVDAQIAAGERLSPLAGVPVAVKDLLCYQGLPTTAASRILEGWMSPYDATVVRRLQAGGLVILGKTNLDEFASGSSTESSGYGPTHNPWDLERIPGGSGGGSAAALAACEAPLAIGTDTGGSIRQPAAMTGTVGVKPTYGGVSRFGIIAMASSLDQCGPCARNAADAAALHQVIAGYDPQDSTSLDRPVPPVRQAAERADVTGMRIGVVRELGGEGYAPGVEARFGEAVAQLEAAGAEVIEVSCPRFEQALATYYLIMPSELSSNLARYDAMRYGLRVGDDGHHSVEQVMRLSRGQGFGAEVKRRIILGTYALSAGYYDAYYGSAQKMRTLIARDFAAAFDRVDALVSPVAPTTAFKLGEKVDDPLAMYMGDLCTIPSNLAGIAAGSFPCGASPDDGLPVGFQVMAPALGDDQVYRVGAALERLVGPGYDAALSDRAAALPGSLVSMGKDAK from the coding sequence ATGAGCAGTGAGGCCACAGTGACCAACGACATCCTGACCACCCCGGCGCTGGAACTCGGTCGGCGGATCGCCGCCCGCGAACAGTCCAGCACCGAAGTCACCGGGGCCTTCCTTGACCAGATCGATGCTGTCGAGCCCGCGGTCCACGCCTTCCTGGCCGTCGATCGTGATCTGGCCCTGCGCCGTGCCGGCGAGGTCGACGCACAGATCGCTGCCGGCGAGCGCCTCTCGCCGCTGGCGGGCGTGCCGGTCGCCGTGAAGGACCTCCTGTGTTACCAGGGCCTTCCCACGACGGCCGCATCACGCATCCTGGAGGGGTGGATGTCGCCCTATGACGCCACCGTCGTGCGTCGCCTGCAGGCAGGCGGACTGGTGATCCTTGGGAAGACCAACCTGGATGAATTCGCCAGCGGATCGTCCACCGAGTCCTCCGGTTATGGCCCCACCCACAACCCGTGGGACCTCGAGCGGATACCCGGTGGTTCCGGTGGTGGCTCGGCGGCCGCACTGGCGGCATGCGAGGCGCCCCTGGCGATCGGCACCGACACCGGCGGATCGATTCGTCAGCCCGCAGCAATGACCGGCACGGTGGGTGTCAAGCCCACCTATGGCGGTGTCAGCAGATTCGGGATCATCGCCATGGCCTCGAGCCTTGATCAGTGTGGGCCCTGTGCCCGCAACGCCGCCGATGCGGCGGCCCTCCACCAGGTGATCGCCGGCTATGACCCCCAGGACTCAACGTCGCTTGATCGTCCGGTGCCGCCCGTCCGCCAGGCCGCGGAACGCGCCGACGTGACCGGAATGCGCATCGGCGTGGTGCGTGAGCTCGGTGGTGAGGGCTATGCGCCCGGCGTCGAGGCGCGCTTCGGTGAGGCGGTGGCCCAGCTCGAGGCGGCCGGCGCCGAGGTGATCGAGGTCAGCTGCCCGAGGTTCGAACAAGCGCTGGCCACCTACTACCTGATCATGCCCAGTGAGCTGTCCAGCAACCTCGCCCGCTACGACGCAATGCGCTACGGGCTGCGGGTGGGCGACGACGGCCATCACTCCGTTGAGCAGGTGATGCGGCTCAGTCGCGGTCAGGGATTCGGCGCGGAGGTGAAGCGTCGGATCATCCTGGGCACCTATGCCCTGTCCGCCGGGTACTACGACGCCTACTACGGCTCCGCCCAGAAGATGCGTACCCTCATTGCCCGCGATTTTGCGGCCGCCTTTGACCGGGTCGATGCGCTGGTGTCCCCGGTCGCTCCCACGACGGCGTTCAAGCTCGGCGAGAAGGTTGACGATCCGCTGGCCATGTACATGGGTGACCTGTGCACGATTCCCAGCAACCTGGCAGGCATCGCTGCCGGCTCCTTCCCCTGTGGCGCGTCACCCGACGACGGTCTGCCGGTGGGATTCCAAGTGATGGCGCCGGCCCTGGGCGATGATCAGGTCTACCGGGTGGGTGCCGCGCTCGAGCGCCTTGTCGGTCCGGGATACGACGCGGCATTGTCCGACCGGGCGGCAGCGCTGCCCGGCTCACTGGTGAGCATGGGGAAGGACGCGAAGTGA
- the gatC gene encoding Asp-tRNA(Asn)/Glu-tRNA(Gln) amidotransferase subunit GatC: MALTPHDVSRLADLARIELTDDELAELAPQLDVILNAVAGVAEVADEDIPPTSHAVPITNAFRSDAMKLSWPAGEMLRSAPAEQDQRFRVPRILDDSDEQ, encoded by the coding sequence GTGGCTCTCACGCCGCATGACGTCAGCCGGTTGGCCGACCTGGCGCGCATCGAATTGACCGACGACGAGTTGGCCGAACTCGCACCCCAGCTGGACGTCATCCTGAACGCCGTGGCCGGCGTCGCCGAAGTGGCCGACGAGGACATCCCCCCGACATCACATGCCGTACCGATCACCAACGCCTTCCGGTCCGATGCGATGAAGCTCTCGTGGCCCGCCGGCGAGATGTTGCGCAGCGCGCCCGCCGAGCAGGACCAACGCTTCCGGGTGCCTCGCATCCTTGATGACTCCGATGAGCAGTGA